In Ptiloglossa arizonensis isolate GNS036 chromosome 6, iyPtiAriz1_principal, whole genome shotgun sequence, a single window of DNA contains:
- the LOC143148654 gene encoding NADH-quinone oxidoreductase subunit B 2, which translates to MLRTIMFSPTIVQGLASLVRNNIALSGCPASLAVQARHMATVPQKFERKPYSPFQNTSNMGEYIVARIDDLINWGRKGSIWPMTFGLACCAVEMMHIAAPRYDMDRYGVLFRASPRQADVIIVAGTLTNKMAPALRRIYDQMPEPRWVISMGSCANGGGYYHYSYSVVRGCDRIIPVDIYVPGCPPTAEALMYGILQLQRKIKNMKSTQLWYRN; encoded by the exons ATGCTTCGCACTATTATGTTTTCGC CCACCATCGTCCAGGGTCTAGCATCCCTGGTACGTAATAACATAGCACTGTCAGGATGCCCTGCGTCGTTGGCAGTACAGGCCAGGCATATGGCCACAGTACcacaaaaatttgaaagaaaacctTATAGTCCATTCCAAAATACCAGCAACATGGGAGAATATATAGTAGCACGAATAGATGACCTAATAAACTGGGGTCGTAAAGGATCAATATGGCCAATGACATTTGGTCTGGCTTGTTGTGCTGTTGAAATGATGCATATTGCTGCTCCCAGATACGATATGGATAGATATGGAGTGTTATTCAGAGCTTCACCTAGGCAAGCTGATGTTATTATAGTTGCTGGAACATTAACAAACAAAATGGCTCCAGCATTGAGGAGAATATACGATCAAATGCCTGAACCACGATGGGTTATTTCCATGGGAAGCTGTGCTAATGGTGGTGGATACTATCATTACAGTTATTCTGTTGTACGAGGATGTGACAGAATTATACCTGTGGACATATATGTACCAG gGTGTCCCCCAACAGCAGAAGCTCTGATGTATGGGATACTTCAATTGCAGAGAAAGAtcaaaaatatgaaaagtacACAATTGTGGTACAGGAATTAA
- the Mau2 gene encoding mau2 sister chromatid cohesion factor: MASSQDAWYLSLLGLAENFRTSSPPNIKSCIQCLQAVFNFKPPPRVEARTHLQLGNILLTHTKNIDLARSHLEQAWRLSQNINTFDDVKFEAASVVAELYEQQQQPNLSKPILRKAIELSQHNVYWHCRLIFQLAQIHASEKDFVAASSLLAVGVDYSHISNASYTRVLFLLSRCMLLLIDKKFTEVHPLLNSAGHHVENWQGSPHQKEYLKVYFLVLQVCHYLMAGQVKSVKPCLKQLQQSIQTIMSPSWPADEIVTGSNIGDMFIWMPKDHLYVLVYLVTVMHSMQAGYMDKAQKYTDKALTQIEKLKIVDNKPILSVFQLMLLEHIVMCRLVMGNKSVALAEISQACQLCRRQPRLLQGHRPQLHALLGLYAMSMNCMEAAEAQFTAALRTSQERELWTFANLNLAIVYLRTKRDAELGALLERINPEALPSHSHSLRAAAYYVQGLQAFFGARYNEAKRYLRETLKMANSEDLNRLTSCSLVLLGHIFLSLGNSRESMNMVTPAMQLASKIPDVHVQLWATAILKDLYRICGDPNHESEAYQMHCTFSQTLLKDHFQSTQMGEHSLIQWTDGPVPTLPTNPPPSTSQAIL, translated from the exons ATGGCGTCTTCGCAGGACGCTTGGTATCTGTCGTTGTTAGGACTAGCAGAAAACTTTCGGACCTCAAGTCCGCCAAATATTAAATCGTGTATTCAGTGTTTACAAGcagttttcaattttaaaccGCCTCCGAGGGTCGAGGCTCGTACTCATCTTCAGCTTGGTAACATCCTCCTTACGCATACCAAAAACATCGATTTGGCGCGGTCTCACTTAGAACAAGCA TGGCGATTAAGTCAGAATATAAATACCTTCGATGATGTAAAGTTTGAAGCGGCAAGTGTAGTTGCAGAACTGTATGAACAGCAGCAGCAACCAAATCTCAGTAAGCCAATATTGCGGAAAGCTATAGAACTATCACAACACAATGTATATTGGCATTGTAGACTTATTTTTCAACTTGCA cAAATTCATGCGTCGGAAAAAGATTTTGTGGCAGCCAGTAGTTTACTCGCAGTAGGTGTCGATTACTCCCATATCAGCAATGCGAGTTATACACGAGTCCTGTTCTTACTGAGTCGATGTATGCTTTTATTAATAGACAAAAAGTTTACCGAGGTTCATCCCCTTTTAAACTCAGCAGGACATCATGTTGAGAATTGGCAAGGTAGCCCACAccaaaaagaatatttaaaagtatattttttggtGCTTCAAGTTTGTCATTATTTAATGGCAGGTCAG GTGAAAAGCGTGAAGCCTTGTTTGAAACAGTTACAACAAAGTATACAAACTATAATGTCTCCTAGTTGGCCAGCAGATGAAATAGTCACAGGTTCAAATATTGGAGATATGTTCATATGGATGCCAAAGGACCATTTATATGTTTTGGTTTATTTAGTAACAGTTATGCATTCAATGCAAGCTGGTTACATGGACAAAGCTCAAAAATATACAGATAAAGCATTAACTcaaattgaaaaactcaaaa ttGTTGACAATAAACCTATACTATCTGTGTTTCAACTAATGTTGTTGGAACATATAGTGATGTGTCGACTGGTGATGGGAAATAAAAGTGTGGCTCTTGCAGAGATCTCTCAAGCTTGTCAGCTTTGTAGGAGACAGCCAAGGTTACTTCAAGGTCATAGACCACAATTGCATGCTTTATTAGGATTATACGCAATGTCAATGAATTGCATGGAAGCAGCAGAAGCTCAGTTTACAGCTGCTCTCAGA ACGTCGCAAGAAAGAGAACTTTGGACTTTTGCAAATTTAAACCTGGCAATAGTATATCTTAGAACTAAAAGGGATGCAGAACTAGGTGCTTTACTTGAACGAATTAATCCTGAAGCTTTACCATCTCATTCACATTCTTTGAGAGCAGCAGCATACTATGTTCAAGGATTACAAGCGTTTTTTGGAGCTAGATACAATGAAGCAAA GAGATACCTTAGGGAAACGTTAAAAATGGCCAACTCTGAAGATTTGAATAGACTCACTTCATGTAGCCTTGTACTTTTGGGgcatatatttctttctttaggGAATAGTAGGGAATCTATGAACATGGTCACACCTGCGATGCAGTTAGCTTCTAAAATACCTGACGTTCACGTACAATTATGGGCTACTGCTATACTCAAAG ATCTTTATAGAATTTGTGGAGATCCGAATCATGAAAGTGAAGCGTATCAAATGCACTGCACCTTTTCGCAAACACTCTTGAAAGACCATTTTCAAAGCACACAAATGGGCGAGCATTCTCTCATACAGTGGACTGATGGACCTGTGCCTACCTTACCGACTAATCCACCACCTTCCACATCACAAGCCAttctttaa
- the LOC143148655 gene encoding uncharacterized protein LOC143148655 — MCSRGALLLLCLFLVFIGHRCEENVTSVTEENALAKLVKMFSKPGAFKRINAILGENSIEESFASCPKGEEGLECRRAEARRSVDCPEGDCYCYNCASAGPELWASCCRESLRCCSHLAAACRTCDHPTLYPFCSKHFKKCLTEYNEKKQN; from the exons ATGTGTTCCCGGGGTGCGTTGCTACTCCTCTGTTTGTTTTTGGTGTTCATCGGCCACCGGTGCGAAGAAAATGTCACGAGCGTCACGGAGGAAAACGCACTAGCGAAACTGGTCAAAATGTTTTCGAAGCCTGGAGCGTTCAAACGA ATTAATGCAATACTCGGTGAAAATTCCATCGAAGAGTCTTTCGCGTCCTGTCCGAAAGGCGAGGAAGGTCTCGAGTGTAGAAGAGCCGAAGCCCGTCGATCCGTCGACTGTCCAGAAG GCGACTGTTATTGCTACAATTGTGCCTCAGCCGGTCCCGAATTATGGGCCTCGTGTTGCCGCGAAAGCTTGCGATGCTGCTCACATCTCGCTGCGGCTTGCAGAACTTGCGACCATCCGACGCTGTACCCGTTTTGCTCGAAACATTTCAAGAAATGCCTTACCGAGTACAATGAGAAGAAACAGAATTGA
- the Simj gene encoding transcriptional repressor p66-beta simjang isoform X1 gives MEAMDLDGDAVVDLSVSSSGRRNSPSITVNSGDVGVPLDLGLHFSSSPNLDNNMPEARNIQNAARGILAPKSGDDRKTRRNLRPRIEISYAESPDERRINGYVNGNADSDEGDMPPLPPIKELSSDELAERERTLRKLREELRSEEMKLVLLKKLRQSQQLKENIAAVPKVPSKLPPPVTVQQAPHSHRIGKAPPPLLRGQPAPSRSSIHAPPPGMLLPPTAARSSTSSTGIPPNMIIPQPPHPRGRPPSATPNVSNYHAPADRTERSTKDPTPTPAHQVSKLLVGSQENKTTASLSTPVISEQERPRDDNQTPAQRQAAAKLALRKQLEKTLLQIPPPKPPPPEMHFVPNPSNPEFIYLVGLEHVVDFITKEPAIPPPPEPFECTQCKTDFTPVWKWEKPITGGKKEGPRGQHATFQRPPAGRDPRVICEHCVTTNVKKALKAEHTNRLKTAFVKALQQEQEIEQRLAQAACPSPDPPAPKPVPKAATPTRRVATPPAPPPQVPPAPTLAPTPPAPKLQEHPLVKLAESGKFSPHHAAAAAALQQQLLRELAKNPVPGLPPHQPLPAHMMPPFTSILYPYQLAMAQAGGKGLAELQRQAADLQRQYLLDMIPSQASQAQGNQAPPRAHPHNWKT, from the exons atggAAGCCATGGATTTGGACGGAGATGCGGTAGTGGACTTGAGTGTTAG caGCAGTGGTAGGAGAAATTCACCATCGATCACTGTTAACTCTGGCGATGTAGGAGTACCATTAGATTTAGGTCTTCATTTCTCTTCAAGTCCTAATCTAGATAACAATATGCCAGAAGCACGTAACATCCAAAATGCAGCAAGGGGGATCTTGGCTCCAAAATCTGGAGATGATAGAAAAACCCGTCGTAATCTTAGACCTAGAATTGAAATAAGTTATGCAGAAAGTCCAGATGAACGTAGGATAAATGGCTACGTGAATGGAAATGCAGACAGCGATGAag GTGATATGCCACCTTTGCCTCCAATAAAAGAACTGTCGTCTGATGAATTAGCTGAACGTGAAAGGACACTTAGGAAATTAAGGGAGGAACTTAGATCTGAGGAAATGAAGTTggtattgttaaaaaaattacGGCAATCACaacaattgaaagaaaatattgctGCTGTACCAAAAGTACCCAGTAAATTACCACCACCAGTTACAGTACAACAAGCTCCCCATAG tCATAGGATAGGGAAAGCACCACCACCATTACTTAGGGGGCAACCTGCACCAAGCAGGAGCAGTATACACGCTCCTCCACCTGGTATGTTATTACCACCTACAGCTGCTCGGAGTTCTACTTCTAGTACTGGAATTCCACCTAACATGATCATACCACAACCACCGCATCCTAGGGGCAGGCCACCTAGTGCAACACCAAATGTATCAAATTATCATGCACCTGCAGATCGAACTGAGAGGTCTACAAAAGATCCAACTCCGACTCCAGCACATCAAGTAAGTAAG CTGCTTGTTGGATCTCAAGAAAATAAAACCACCGCATCCTTAAGCACACCTGTGATTTCAGAGCAG GAGAGACCAAGAGATGATAATCAGACACCAGCACAACGTCAAGCGGCTGCTAAGTTGGCTTTGAGAAAGCAACTTGAAAAGACTCTGTTGCAAATACCACCTCCAAAACCACCACCACCGGAGATGCACTTTGTACCGAATCCGTCTAATCCGGAGTTCATATATTTGGTGGGTTTGGAACATGTAGTTGATTTTATTACCAAGGAGCCAGCAATTCCGCCACCACCAGAACCATTTGAGTGTACCCAATGCAAAACGGATTTCACACCTGTATGGAAGTGGGAGAAGCCCATAACTGGTGGCAAGAAAGAAGGTCCAAGAGGACAACATGCAACTTTCCAGAGACCTCCGGCAGGTCGCGATCCTAGAGTCATATGCGAACATTGTGTAACCACTAATGTCAAGAAAGCTCTCAAAGCTGAACATACTAATCG ATTAAAAACAGCATTCGTGAAGGCACTGCAACAGGAACAAGAAATAGAACAGAGGTTGGCACAGGCAGCATGTCCAAGTCCAGATCCACCAGCTCCAAAACCAGTTCCTAAAGCAGCTACTCCTACAAGAAGAGTAGCTACACCACCAGCCCCTCCACCGCAAGTACCACCGGCACCTACGTTGGCCCCAACTCCACCGGCACCTAAACTACAAGAACATCCTTTGGTTAAATTGGCTGAAAGTGGGAAGTTCAGTCCTCACCATGCTGCTGCTGCAGCTGCTTTGCAACAACAGTTGCTCAGAG AGTTGGCAAAGAATCCTGTACCAGGTCTACCACCTCATCAACCTCTGCCTGCTCACATGATGCCACCATTTACCTCGATATTGTACCCTTACCAGTTAGCAATGGCACAGGCTGGCGGTAAGGGTCTTGCAGAATTACAACGacaagcagcagatttgcaacgCCAATATTTGCTCGACATGATTCCATCGCAAGCATCTCAGGCACAAGGCAATCAAGCTCCACCGCGAGCCCATCCACATAATTGGAAAACGTAA
- the Simj gene encoding transcriptional repressor p66-beta simjang isoform X2: protein MEAMDLDGDAVVDLSVSSSGRRNSPSITVNSGDVGVPLDLGLHFSSSPNLDNNMPEARNIQNAARGILAPKSGDDRKTRRNLRPRIEISYAESPDERRINGYVNGNADSDEGDMPPLPPIKELSSDELAERERTLRKLREELRSEEMKLVLLKKLRQSQQLKENIAAVPKVPSKLPPPVTVQQAPHSHRIGKAPPPLLRGQPAPSRSSIHAPPPGMLLPPTAARSSTSSTGIPPNMIIPQPPHPRGRPPSATPNVSNYHAPADRTERSTKDPTPTPAHQLLVGSQENKTTASLSTPVISEQERPRDDNQTPAQRQAAAKLALRKQLEKTLLQIPPPKPPPPEMHFVPNPSNPEFIYLVGLEHVVDFITKEPAIPPPPEPFECTQCKTDFTPVWKWEKPITGGKKEGPRGQHATFQRPPAGRDPRVICEHCVTTNVKKALKAEHTNRLKTAFVKALQQEQEIEQRLAQAACPSPDPPAPKPVPKAATPTRRVATPPAPPPQVPPAPTLAPTPPAPKLQEHPLVKLAESGKFSPHHAAAAAALQQQLLRELAKNPVPGLPPHQPLPAHMMPPFTSILYPYQLAMAQAGGKGLAELQRQAADLQRQYLLDMIPSQASQAQGNQAPPRAHPHNWKT, encoded by the exons atggAAGCCATGGATTTGGACGGAGATGCGGTAGTGGACTTGAGTGTTAG caGCAGTGGTAGGAGAAATTCACCATCGATCACTGTTAACTCTGGCGATGTAGGAGTACCATTAGATTTAGGTCTTCATTTCTCTTCAAGTCCTAATCTAGATAACAATATGCCAGAAGCACGTAACATCCAAAATGCAGCAAGGGGGATCTTGGCTCCAAAATCTGGAGATGATAGAAAAACCCGTCGTAATCTTAGACCTAGAATTGAAATAAGTTATGCAGAAAGTCCAGATGAACGTAGGATAAATGGCTACGTGAATGGAAATGCAGACAGCGATGAag GTGATATGCCACCTTTGCCTCCAATAAAAGAACTGTCGTCTGATGAATTAGCTGAACGTGAAAGGACACTTAGGAAATTAAGGGAGGAACTTAGATCTGAGGAAATGAAGTTggtattgttaaaaaaattacGGCAATCACaacaattgaaagaaaatattgctGCTGTACCAAAAGTACCCAGTAAATTACCACCACCAGTTACAGTACAACAAGCTCCCCATAG tCATAGGATAGGGAAAGCACCACCACCATTACTTAGGGGGCAACCTGCACCAAGCAGGAGCAGTATACACGCTCCTCCACCTGGTATGTTATTACCACCTACAGCTGCTCGGAGTTCTACTTCTAGTACTGGAATTCCACCTAACATGATCATACCACAACCACCGCATCCTAGGGGCAGGCCACCTAGTGCAACACCAAATGTATCAAATTATCATGCACCTGCAGATCGAACTGAGAGGTCTACAAAAGATCCAACTCCGACTCCAGCACATCAA CTGCTTGTTGGATCTCAAGAAAATAAAACCACCGCATCCTTAAGCACACCTGTGATTTCAGAGCAG GAGAGACCAAGAGATGATAATCAGACACCAGCACAACGTCAAGCGGCTGCTAAGTTGGCTTTGAGAAAGCAACTTGAAAAGACTCTGTTGCAAATACCACCTCCAAAACCACCACCACCGGAGATGCACTTTGTACCGAATCCGTCTAATCCGGAGTTCATATATTTGGTGGGTTTGGAACATGTAGTTGATTTTATTACCAAGGAGCCAGCAATTCCGCCACCACCAGAACCATTTGAGTGTACCCAATGCAAAACGGATTTCACACCTGTATGGAAGTGGGAGAAGCCCATAACTGGTGGCAAGAAAGAAGGTCCAAGAGGACAACATGCAACTTTCCAGAGACCTCCGGCAGGTCGCGATCCTAGAGTCATATGCGAACATTGTGTAACCACTAATGTCAAGAAAGCTCTCAAAGCTGAACATACTAATCG ATTAAAAACAGCATTCGTGAAGGCACTGCAACAGGAACAAGAAATAGAACAGAGGTTGGCACAGGCAGCATGTCCAAGTCCAGATCCACCAGCTCCAAAACCAGTTCCTAAAGCAGCTACTCCTACAAGAAGAGTAGCTACACCACCAGCCCCTCCACCGCAAGTACCACCGGCACCTACGTTGGCCCCAACTCCACCGGCACCTAAACTACAAGAACATCCTTTGGTTAAATTGGCTGAAAGTGGGAAGTTCAGTCCTCACCATGCTGCTGCTGCAGCTGCTTTGCAACAACAGTTGCTCAGAG AGTTGGCAAAGAATCCTGTACCAGGTCTACCACCTCATCAACCTCTGCCTGCTCACATGATGCCACCATTTACCTCGATATTGTACCCTTACCAGTTAGCAATGGCACAGGCTGGCGGTAAGGGTCTTGCAGAATTACAACGacaagcagcagatttgcaacgCCAATATTTGCTCGACATGATTCCATCGCAAGCATCTCAGGCACAAGGCAATCAAGCTCCACCGCGAGCCCATCCACATAATTGGAAAACGTAA
- the Simj gene encoding transcriptional repressor p66-beta simjang isoform X3 yields the protein MEAMDLDGDAVVDLSVSSSGRRNSPSITVNSGDVGVPLDLGLHFSSSPNLDNNMPEARNIQNAARGILAPKSGDDRKTRRNLRPRIEISYAESPDERRINGYVNGNADSDEGDMPPLPPIKELSSDELAERERTLRKLREELRSEEMKLVLLKKLRQSQQLKENIAAVPKVPSKLPPPVTVQQAPHSHRIGKAPPPLLRGQPAPSRSSIHAPPPGMLLPPTAARSSTSSTGIPPNMIIPQPPHPRGRPPSATPNVSNYHAPADRTERSTKDPTPTPAHQVSKERPRDDNQTPAQRQAAAKLALRKQLEKTLLQIPPPKPPPPEMHFVPNPSNPEFIYLVGLEHVVDFITKEPAIPPPPEPFECTQCKTDFTPVWKWEKPITGGKKEGPRGQHATFQRPPAGRDPRVICEHCVTTNVKKALKAEHTNRLKTAFVKALQQEQEIEQRLAQAACPSPDPPAPKPVPKAATPTRRVATPPAPPPQVPPAPTLAPTPPAPKLQEHPLVKLAESGKFSPHHAAAAAALQQQLLRELAKNPVPGLPPHQPLPAHMMPPFTSILYPYQLAMAQAGGKGLAELQRQAADLQRQYLLDMIPSQASQAQGNQAPPRAHPHNWKT from the exons atggAAGCCATGGATTTGGACGGAGATGCGGTAGTGGACTTGAGTGTTAG caGCAGTGGTAGGAGAAATTCACCATCGATCACTGTTAACTCTGGCGATGTAGGAGTACCATTAGATTTAGGTCTTCATTTCTCTTCAAGTCCTAATCTAGATAACAATATGCCAGAAGCACGTAACATCCAAAATGCAGCAAGGGGGATCTTGGCTCCAAAATCTGGAGATGATAGAAAAACCCGTCGTAATCTTAGACCTAGAATTGAAATAAGTTATGCAGAAAGTCCAGATGAACGTAGGATAAATGGCTACGTGAATGGAAATGCAGACAGCGATGAag GTGATATGCCACCTTTGCCTCCAATAAAAGAACTGTCGTCTGATGAATTAGCTGAACGTGAAAGGACACTTAGGAAATTAAGGGAGGAACTTAGATCTGAGGAAATGAAGTTggtattgttaaaaaaattacGGCAATCACaacaattgaaagaaaatattgctGCTGTACCAAAAGTACCCAGTAAATTACCACCACCAGTTACAGTACAACAAGCTCCCCATAG tCATAGGATAGGGAAAGCACCACCACCATTACTTAGGGGGCAACCTGCACCAAGCAGGAGCAGTATACACGCTCCTCCACCTGGTATGTTATTACCACCTACAGCTGCTCGGAGTTCTACTTCTAGTACTGGAATTCCACCTAACATGATCATACCACAACCACCGCATCCTAGGGGCAGGCCACCTAGTGCAACACCAAATGTATCAAATTATCATGCACCTGCAGATCGAACTGAGAGGTCTACAAAAGATCCAACTCCGACTCCAGCACATCAAGTAAGTAAG GAGAGACCAAGAGATGATAATCAGACACCAGCACAACGTCAAGCGGCTGCTAAGTTGGCTTTGAGAAAGCAACTTGAAAAGACTCTGTTGCAAATACCACCTCCAAAACCACCACCACCGGAGATGCACTTTGTACCGAATCCGTCTAATCCGGAGTTCATATATTTGGTGGGTTTGGAACATGTAGTTGATTTTATTACCAAGGAGCCAGCAATTCCGCCACCACCAGAACCATTTGAGTGTACCCAATGCAAAACGGATTTCACACCTGTATGGAAGTGGGAGAAGCCCATAACTGGTGGCAAGAAAGAAGGTCCAAGAGGACAACATGCAACTTTCCAGAGACCTCCGGCAGGTCGCGATCCTAGAGTCATATGCGAACATTGTGTAACCACTAATGTCAAGAAAGCTCTCAAAGCTGAACATACTAATCG ATTAAAAACAGCATTCGTGAAGGCACTGCAACAGGAACAAGAAATAGAACAGAGGTTGGCACAGGCAGCATGTCCAAGTCCAGATCCACCAGCTCCAAAACCAGTTCCTAAAGCAGCTACTCCTACAAGAAGAGTAGCTACACCACCAGCCCCTCCACCGCAAGTACCACCGGCACCTACGTTGGCCCCAACTCCACCGGCACCTAAACTACAAGAACATCCTTTGGTTAAATTGGCTGAAAGTGGGAAGTTCAGTCCTCACCATGCTGCTGCTGCAGCTGCTTTGCAACAACAGTTGCTCAGAG AGTTGGCAAAGAATCCTGTACCAGGTCTACCACCTCATCAACCTCTGCCTGCTCACATGATGCCACCATTTACCTCGATATTGTACCCTTACCAGTTAGCAATGGCACAGGCTGGCGGTAAGGGTCTTGCAGAATTACAACGacaagcagcagatttgcaacgCCAATATTTGCTCGACATGATTCCATCGCAAGCATCTCAGGCACAAGGCAATCAAGCTCCACCGCGAGCCCATCCACATAATTGGAAAACGTAA